A stretch of Desulfofalx alkaliphila DSM 12257 DNA encodes these proteins:
- a CDS encoding EAL domain-containing protein produces the protein MLRLPQFKAIRWRFIFYITLVVFLGQVVTFIWTANKIKEDANLSALENIKNQMALAEALLDSIHPGEWQIRHDMLYKGDTLMNGNYQVIDLVGRLTGNTMTIFRKDIRVATNLVREGERAIGTTISPEVAQVVLEEGNSYFGEADVVGVKYQTVYKPIKNAKGEVIGILYMGANKQFIDNMIMNAYWTTMFTFSLALLGMILVIWLLTNKLTRPIEELVEAANSIARGDMKNKIRVTSSDEIGKLACSFDKMRVKLQKQYDKLQKTNEMLQESERRFRDMLENVQLIAVILDKNNNITFCNDYLLRITGWKQEEVIGQNWTDLFMPEEHKNGSGEGVQANQVTYKPQVIKEIITKSGQRLLIQWHITVIKDLNGNIMGSARIGEDVTERRKYEEKIEYLATHDSLTNIPNRYYLEEELKNVISRAKPDNMGALLFIDVDNFKLINDTLGHDAGDTVLVALVNSLKIHLQDGDFIARLGGDEFAVLLKRASHEEATRLAEQMRLAIDESGLCTTAYHSCFNVSISIGIVMIDGRLDSQKVLSYADSALHRAKEEGKNRIILIDNKEDPISIFAETNEIINMIKIALRDNKFQLYFQPVVRAKDNKVIYYEVLIRMRNGDGNLIPPSKFIPIAEHFNLMPQIDRWVVDYGLRVLQEYPNIKLFFNLSGVSMGDEDLLDHIEAAIINSGTDASRIGFEITETAAVKNLIMAEKWINKLKSLGCQFALDDFGIGFSSLSYLSMLSVDYLKIDGSFVRKITKEASAATLIQAINTAAHAMNKKTIAECVENKKELDKLKGMGVDYMQGFYYDKPSPIPLEVR, from the coding sequence ATGTTAAGGCTACCACAATTTAAGGCGATACGCTGGAGATTTATTTTTTATATTACTTTAGTGGTTTTTCTGGGTCAAGTGGTTACATTTATTTGGACTGCCAACAAAATTAAAGAAGATGCAAATTTGTCAGCCCTGGAAAACATAAAAAATCAAATGGCCCTTGCAGAAGCCCTGTTAGACAGTATTCACCCCGGTGAGTGGCAGATTCGGCATGATATGTTATATAAAGGTGATACCTTGATGAATGGAAATTATCAGGTTATTGATTTAGTTGGTAGATTAACAGGAAATACAATGACTATATTCCGAAAAGACATACGAGTAGCTACCAATCTAGTAAGGGAAGGTGAACGTGCCATTGGAACAACCATATCCCCGGAGGTGGCTCAAGTTGTCTTAGAAGAAGGCAATAGTTATTTTGGCGAAGCTGATGTGGTGGGCGTTAAATACCAAACGGTTTATAAACCGATCAAAAATGCTAAGGGTGAGGTTATTGGCATTTTGTATATGGGCGCCAATAAACAATTTATTGATAACATGATTATGAATGCCTACTGGACAACTATGTTTACCTTTAGCTTAGCCTTACTGGGAATGATATTAGTTATCTGGCTGTTAACCAATAAATTAACCAGACCCATTGAAGAACTGGTGGAAGCTGCCAACAGTATCGCCAGGGGTGATATGAAAAATAAAATTAGGGTTACTTCTAGCGATGAGATTGGTAAATTGGCCTGTTCATTTGACAAAATGCGCGTAAAACTACAGAAGCAGTATGACAAACTGCAAAAAACAAATGAAATGCTGCAGGAATCAGAACGCAGATTTAGAGATATGTTGGAAAATGTCCAGCTTATTGCTGTGATATTAGATAAAAATAATAACATTACCTTTTGCAATGATTATTTACTAAGAATAACGGGTTGGAAACAAGAGGAAGTGATAGGGCAGAACTGGACAGATCTCTTTATGCCAGAGGAACACAAAAACGGTTCCGGGGAGGGAGTGCAGGCAAACCAGGTAACTTACAAACCGCAAGTAATAAAAGAAATAATAACTAAAAGCGGTCAGCGATTATTAATTCAATGGCACATAACTGTGATAAAGGATTTAAACGGCAATATTATGGGCTCAGCCCGCATCGGTGAAGATGTTACCGAAAGGAGAAAGTATGAAGAAAAGATAGAGTATTTGGCAACCCACGATTCTTTAACTAACATACCAAATCGCTATTACCTGGAGGAAGAGCTAAAAAATGTGATTTCAAGAGCCAAGCCTGATAATATGGGAGCACTCTTATTTATTGATGTGGATAACTTTAAACTTATAAATGATACCCTGGGACATGATGCCGGTGATACGGTGTTAGTTGCCTTGGTAAATAGTTTAAAGATCCATCTACAGGACGGTGACTTCATTGCCAGATTGGGCGGTGATGAATTTGCTGTATTGCTAAAAAGAGCAAGCCATGAGGAAGCAACCCGTTTGGCTGAACAGATGCGGCTGGCCATTGATGAAAGTGGACTGTGCACAACAGCCTATCACAGCTGTTTTAATGTTAGTATCAGCATTGGGATAGTGATGATAGATGGCCGTTTAGATTCCCAAAAAGTACTTTCTTATGCAGATTCAGCCTTGCATAGGGCCAAAGAAGAAGGGAAAAACAGGATTATACTTATTGATAATAAAGAAGACCCCATATCAATATTTGCTGAAACCAATGAAATAATTAATATGATTAAAATTGCCCTAAGGGACAATAAATTTCAATTATATTTTCAACCGGTGGTTAGGGCCAAAGACAACAAGGTTATTTATTACGAAGTTCTTATTCGAATGCGCAACGGGGACGGCAATTTAATCCCTCCCTCAAAATTTATACCCATTGCTGAGCATTTTAACCTCATGCCCCAGATTGACCGCTGGGTGGTGGACTATGGCCTACGCGTTCTACAGGAATATCCCAATATAAAGCTGTTTTTTAATCTGTCCGGAGTTAGCATGGGGGACGAAGATTTGCTTGACCATATAGAGGCAGCCATAATTAACAGTGGTACAGATGCCAGCAGAATTGGTTTTGAGATTACCGAAACTGCAGCAGTTAAAAACTTAATCATGGCAGAAAAATGGATTAACAAATTAAAGAGTTTAGGTTGTCAATTTGCATTGGATGATTTTGGCATTGGTTTTTCTTCATTATCTTATTTGAGTATGTTATCGGTGGATTACTTAAAAATTGATGGTTCATTTGTGAGAAAAATTACCAAGGAGGCCAGTGCTGCCACTTTAATACAGGCTATCAATACGGCTGCTCACGCCATGAACAAAAAGACAATAGCAGAGTGTGTAGAAAACAAGAAAGAGTTAGATAAACTGAAAGGGATGGGAGTGGATTATATGCAGGGGTTTTATTATGACAAACCCAGCCCTATCCCCTTAGAAGTTAGATAA